The following are encoded together in the Pedobacter sp. D749 genome:
- a CDS encoding RICIN domain-containing protein: MKTKFSTSVPFGIFMLGILLFAGSCRKSELPNSDNIKDPLSIKGKLSAIPPNETALSVTNGTFYIVNRKSGKVLDVGGFQTADGANVSQYGGTGGTNQKWNLTLLSGGYYTIIGVHSSKGLQVDQAGTADGNNVNIATYSGATNQQWLFTSLGNGYYRIVNRNSGKDLEVANQSIDDGANVDQLSYGGGENQQWSLLTVNATGQLSWVLNSTGVPADVVTRITNAMNDACSRYNAGANWPSRTLTVQYNTGVPTADGSTNGNIRFGANTSYQNVRTAMHEIAHTYGVGLSSGWTSNTSTGDFLGANTTSLIKIFDGQSGVIHTGGGHFWPYGLNYDNEWSETNAFRHVKLVFAMRSDGM, encoded by the coding sequence ATGAAAACAAAATTTTCTACCTCAGTTCCGTTTGGCATCTTTATGCTTGGAATTCTTTTATTTGCAGGCAGTTGCAGAAAATCCGAGTTACCGAACTCAGACAACATCAAAGATCCGCTTTCGATAAAGGGAAAACTAAGTGCAATACCGCCTAACGAAACCGCTCTATCAGTCACTAATGGTACTTTTTACATTGTGAACCGCAAAAGCGGAAAAGTTCTGGATGTTGGTGGATTTCAGACTGCAGATGGCGCCAATGTTTCCCAGTACGGAGGTACAGGCGGAACAAATCAAAAATGGAATTTAACCCTACTTTCCGGTGGCTACTATACGATTATTGGCGTGCATAGTTCTAAAGGGTTACAGGTTGATCAGGCAGGAACAGCCGATGGAAACAATGTAAACATAGCTACCTACTCCGGAGCAACAAACCAGCAATGGCTATTTACATCACTTGGCAACGGCTATTATCGTATTGTAAACAGGAACAGCGGCAAGGACCTTGAAGTTGCAAATCAGTCTATCGATGATGGTGCTAATGTCGACCAATTGAGTTATGGAGGCGGAGAGAACCAGCAATGGTCTTTACTAACGGTTAATGCAACCGGCCAATTGAGTTGGGTACTTAACAGCACCGGAGTACCTGCCGATGTAGTGACACGCATTACTAATGCCATGAATGATGCCTGTTCGAGGTATAATGCAGGTGCTAACTGGCCATCGCGCACACTTACGGTACAATATAACACAGGTGTACCTACAGCCGACGGCAGTACAAATGGAAATATACGATTCGGTGCTAACACCAGTTACCAGAATGTGCGTACGGCAATGCACGAAATTGCACATACTTATGGGGTTGGTTTGAGCAGCGGATGGACATCAAATACCTCTACAGGCGACTTCCTGGGAGCTAATACAACTTCACTGATTAAGATTTTTGATGGTCAAAGTGGTGTTATACATACCGGAGGCGGGCATTTTTGGCCTTACGGTTTAAACTATGACAATGAATGGAGCGAAACAAATGCCTTTAGACATGTAAAATTAGTTTTTGCCATGCGATCGGACGGGATGTAG
- a CDS encoding HAD hydrolase-like protein — protein sequence MQKKITTLFTDIGGVLLTNGWDRHARGEASVLFNLDSVDLEERHHLTFDTYEVGKLTLDEYLERIVFFEERNFTYDDFKEFMFKKSLPYPEMIELICDLKKKYNLKVAVISNEGRELNQYRINTFKLNEFVDFFVSSSFVHFRKPDADIFKVAIDISQSDVETSLYIDDRMLFVQVAEGLGLKGIHHIDYKDTKAQLAAYGLEI from the coding sequence ATGCAAAAGAAAATTACCACACTTTTTACCGATATAGGGGGCGTTTTATTAACCAATGGCTGGGATAGGCATGCAAGAGGAGAGGCTTCGGTGCTTTTTAATCTTGATTCTGTTGATCTCGAAGAACGCCATCACCTTACTTTCGATACTTATGAGGTGGGTAAACTAACGCTTGATGAATATCTGGAACGTATTGTTTTTTTCGAAGAACGGAACTTTACCTACGATGATTTTAAAGAATTCATGTTCAAAAAATCACTTCCTTATCCTGAAATGATTGAGTTGATCTGTGATTTAAAAAAGAAATACAACCTTAAAGTAGCTGTAATCAGTAACGAGGGCAGAGAGCTGAACCAATACCGCATCAATACATTTAAACTAAATGAATTTGTGGATTTCTTCGTATCATCAAGCTTTGTGCATTTCCGCAAACCCGATGCCGATATTTTTAAGGTAGCGATTGATATTTCGCAGAGCGATGTAGAAACGAGTTTGTATATCGATGACCGGATGTTATTTGTACAGGTTGCCGAAGGTTTAGGTTTAAAAGGCATTCACCATATCGATTACAAAGATACTAAAGCACAGTTAGCTGCGTATGGGTTAGAGATCTAG
- a CDS encoding DUF3276 family protein yields MGEFDNKEREEVFSKKVRAGKRTYFFDVKATRSGDYYLTVTESKKRLEDGVFVKHKIFLYKEDFEKFAEGLNETVDYIKTHQDVVEKRYEYSENGEHSTKASDDFTF; encoded by the coding sequence ATGGGAGAATTCGACAACAAGGAAAGAGAAGAAGTTTTTTCAAAGAAAGTAAGAGCAGGTAAGAGAACTTATTTCTTCGACGTGAAGGCTACTAGATCGGGTGATTATTATTTAACAGTTACCGAGAGCAAGAAAAGATTAGAAGACGGTGTGTTTGTAAAACATAAAATCTTTTTATACAAAGAAGATTTCGAAAAATTTGCAGAAGGACTAAACGAAACGGTTGATTACATCAAAACCCACCAGGATGTGGTTGAAAAACGTTATGAATACTCTGAAAATGGAGAACATAGCACTAAAGCAAGCGACGATTTTACTTTTTAA
- a CDS encoding ABC transporter ATP-binding protein, whose amino-acid sequence MKHLSRLNNYFLKYKWWIIPGSIFVVISNIFGVVPAQVIGYAVDLIDENIQIFNLFHGFDRQAIIYDIFSSNLLFFGLLVIALYLLRGLFLFFMRQTIILMSRHIEFDMKNDIYQHYQELSLGFYRRNNTGDLMNRATEDVNRVRMYVGPAIMYTINTFVLSVLIIWSMFDVNSKLAIYCLLPLPFLVVIIYYVNTLIFKKSGKIQERLSDLSSFVQERFSGIRIIKSYVREDYTRNMFEIQSNDYKKDSMNLVKVSALFYPTMLLLIGLSTILTIYIGGIQVMNGSITAGNIAEFIIYINQLTFPVTMLGWVTSLIQRAAASQQRINEFLDIPSDIQSKETAEIELKGNIKFDNVSFIYPDTGIEALKDVSFEINSGEFVAIIGKTGSGKSTLANLIMRMYDVENGRIGIDGKNIKALNLKDYRSQIGFVPQEVFLFSDTIKNNIAFGLDQVTDEEVHDAAKNASVYTNIIDFEEKFETMLGERGITLSGGQKQRVSIARALIKSPKILVFDDCLSAVDTKTEEEILQNLGKIMAGKTSILIAHRISTIKNADKILVLDDGKIIEQGTHNELLKLNGSYTELYNNQLLEEETRTI is encoded by the coding sequence ATGAAACACCTGAGCCGATTAAACAACTACTTCCTCAAATACAAATGGTGGATTATACCCGGAAGTATTTTCGTAGTGATTTCTAATATTTTCGGTGTAGTGCCAGCCCAGGTGATTGGCTATGCGGTTGATCTGATTGACGAAAACATCCAAATATTTAATCTCTTTCATGGTTTCGATCGACAGGCCATAATTTACGACATATTTAGCAGTAACCTTTTATTTTTTGGGTTGCTGGTTATTGCGCTTTATTTATTGCGTGGGCTGTTTCTGTTTTTTATGCGCCAAACCATTATTTTAATGTCGAGGCATATAGAGTTTGATATGAAAAACGACATCTACCAGCATTATCAGGAGCTGAGCCTGGGTTTTTACCGCCGGAATAACACTGGCGATCTCATGAACCGAGCCACAGAAGATGTTAACCGGGTAAGGATGTATGTTGGTCCGGCGATTATGTACACCATTAATACCTTCGTTTTATCGGTGCTCATTATCTGGTCGATGTTTGATGTAAATTCCAAACTTGCCATTTATTGCCTGTTGCCCCTTCCATTTCTAGTGGTGATTATCTATTATGTGAATACGCTAATTTTTAAAAAAAGCGGCAAGATCCAGGAACGTTTATCAGATCTTTCGAGCTTTGTACAGGAACGTTTTTCGGGGATAAGGATCATTAAATCATATGTTCGCGAAGATTATACCCGAAACATGTTCGAAATCCAGAGCAATGATTATAAAAAAGACTCGATGAACCTGGTTAAAGTGTCAGCTTTGTTTTACCCTACCATGCTCTTGTTGATTGGCTTGAGTACGATTTTAACCATATATATTGGTGGGATCCAGGTAATGAATGGCAGCATTACCGCAGGGAATATTGCCGAATTTATCATTTATATTAACCAGTTAACTTTTCCGGTAACCATGCTGGGCTGGGTTACTTCTTTAATCCAGCGGGCTGCAGCCTCACAACAAAGGATAAATGAGTTTTTAGATATCCCATCAGACATTCAATCTAAAGAAACTGCAGAAATTGAGCTAAAGGGTAATATCAAATTTGATAATGTGAGTTTTATTTATCCGGATACAGGCATTGAGGCCTTAAAAGATGTAAGTTTTGAAATCAATAGTGGCGAGTTTGTAGCTATTATCGGCAAAACAGGGTCAGGAAAATCGACATTGGCAAATCTGATTATGCGGATGTATGATGTAGAAAACGGCAGGATAGGCATCGATGGAAAGAATATAAAAGCACTAAACCTTAAAGATTACCGAAGCCAGATTGGCTTTGTACCACAAGAGGTTTTCCTATTTTCTGACACCATAAAAAACAATATAGCCTTTGGTTTAGACCAGGTTACTGATGAAGAAGTGCATGATGCGGCTAAAAACGCTTCGGTTTATACGAACATTATTGATTTTGAAGAAAAATTCGAAACCATGTTGGGTGAACGGGGAATAACACTCTCGGGAGGACAAAAACAACGTGTTTCTATTGCAAGAGCATTGATTAAATCGCCTAAAATTTTAGTCTTTGATGATTGTCTTTCGGCGGTTGATACTAAAACCGAGGAGGAAATACTACAAAACCTTGGTAAAATTATGGCTGGAAAAACCAGTATTTTAATTGCCCATAGGATTTCGACCATAAAAAATGCAGATAAAATCCTGGTACTCGATGACGGGAAAATCATCGAACAAGGCACACACAATGAATTACTTAAGCTAAACGGGAGTTATACGGAGCTTTACAACAACCAACTTTTGGAGGAGGAAACGCGTACGATTTAA
- a CDS encoding glycoside hydrolase family 3 N-terminal domain-containing protein, giving the protein MKKNHVNGVLKLSLMGVLVFANISWKNASTNGKNPTLTINGFTFEDMNRNGKLDKYEDYRLPISERIDDLISKMTDEEKASMLMGTGMPGFDGLTPVVGAIEGRVPGAAGGTYKIKRLGIPEIIVADGPAGLRIKPIRDNDKNTYYCTAFPVGTALASTWNPELIQSVGKAMGNEVKEYGVDVLLAPALNIHRNPLNGRNFEYYSEDPLIAGKIAAAMVNGIQSNGVGTSIKHFAANNQETNRLSINEHITERTMRELYLKGFEITVKESNPWTVMSSYNLINGTYTSARKDLLTDILRDEWGFKGIVMTDWFGGYAGFNALKAGTSNVVAQLEAGNDLLMPGLPAQKAAILENMKNGKLSKSVVDTNLKRILELVFKSPTIAKYKYSNKPNLKANAEVTRNAAAEGMILLKNNNNLLPYTAKAKAISAFGVTSYDFIAGGTGSGDVNEAYTVSLIEGLEKGGYQLDAELKTLYTPFVAKEKAAELESRKERGILALPQRLPELELNKELIAKKAETTELAIITIGRNSGEGGDRTVDNDFNLAADEVTLINNVSEAFHAKGKKVVVILNIGGVIETARWKDKVDAILLSWQPGQEGGNSVADILSGKVNPSGKLTMTFPIKYEDTPSAKNWLGTPIANPENVTYEEGIYVGYRYFNTFKVKPSFEFGYGLSYTNFEYTDLKLSSKTFNGKLNAFITVKNTGKVAGKEIVQLYLSAPHQNIDKPVEELKAFAKTRLLKPGQSETLPLTLSAKDLASFMESKSAWIAETGTYKVAIGSSSLNIKQTAEFSLPQELEVEKVHKAFALIAPISELKSK; this is encoded by the coding sequence ATGAAAAAGAACCATGTTAACGGGGTGCTTAAGCTTTCGCTGATGGGGGTATTGGTATTTGCCAATATCTCCTGGAAAAATGCTTCCACAAATGGAAAAAACCCAACCTTAACCATAAACGGTTTTACCTTTGAAGATATGAACAGGAACGGTAAACTGGATAAGTATGAAGATTACAGGCTTCCGATAAGCGAACGGATTGATGATCTGATCAGCAAAATGACCGATGAAGAAAAAGCATCAATGCTGATGGGTACGGGAATGCCTGGTTTCGACGGACTTACACCAGTTGTTGGCGCCATTGAAGGCCGGGTGCCGGGTGCTGCTGGCGGTACTTACAAAATTAAGCGGTTGGGCATCCCTGAAATTATTGTGGCCGATGGCCCAGCCGGACTGCGTATTAAACCCATCCGTGATAACGATAAAAATACCTATTACTGTACCGCTTTTCCCGTGGGTACTGCATTGGCTTCGACCTGGAATCCAGAATTGATTCAAAGTGTTGGTAAAGCCATGGGTAACGAAGTGAAAGAATATGGTGTTGATGTGCTTTTGGCACCTGCTTTAAACATCCACCGCAACCCGTTAAATGGACGTAACTTTGAGTATTACTCCGAAGATCCCCTAATTGCCGGTAAAATTGCAGCTGCGATGGTTAACGGTATCCAATCTAATGGGGTTGGTACTTCGATCAAACACTTTGCGGCAAACAACCAGGAAACCAATCGTCTATCCATCAATGAGCACATCACCGAAAGGACCATGCGGGAGCTTTATCTGAAAGGTTTTGAGATTACCGTTAAAGAATCAAATCCCTGGACGGTGATGTCATCTTATAATCTGATCAATGGAACCTACACCTCTGCAAGAAAAGATCTTTTGACCGATATCCTCCGTGATGAATGGGGATTTAAAGGTATTGTAATGACCGACTGGTTTGGTGGTTACGCTGGTTTCAATGCTTTAAAAGCAGGAACAAGCAATGTGGTAGCACAACTAGAGGCTGGTAACGACCTGCTCATGCCAGGGCTTCCTGCGCAAAAAGCAGCCATTTTAGAAAACATGAAAAACGGAAAACTTTCTAAGTCTGTAGTTGATACCAATCTCAAGAGGATTTTAGAATTGGTTTTTAAATCACCAACCATAGCCAAATACAAATATAGCAACAAGCCTAACCTTAAAGCAAATGCAGAAGTAACCAGAAATGCTGCCGCTGAAGGAATGATTTTGCTTAAAAACAACAATAACTTATTGCCCTACACTGCCAAGGCAAAAGCAATTTCGGCCTTTGGCGTAACTTCTTATGATTTTATTGCCGGTGGTACCGGAAGTGGCGATGTAAATGAGGCATACACCGTTTCCTTGATAGAAGGTTTAGAAAAAGGTGGTTATCAATTAGATGCCGAACTGAAAACATTGTACACTCCATTTGTTGCAAAAGAAAAAGCTGCAGAATTGGAGAGCCGTAAAGAACGTGGTATTTTGGCTTTGCCACAAAGATTACCAGAACTTGAATTAAACAAAGAACTCATTGCTAAAAAAGCAGAAACTACAGAACTGGCCATTATTACGATTGGCAGAAACTCCGGTGAAGGAGGGGATAGAACGGTTGATAACGATTTTAACCTTGCTGCAGATGAAGTAACCCTAATTAATAATGTAAGCGAGGCTTTCCATGCAAAAGGGAAAAAAGTAGTGGTAATTTTAAATATTGGTGGGGTAATTGAAACTGCTAGATGGAAAGATAAAGTTGATGCGATTTTATTATCGTGGCAGCCAGGCCAGGAGGGAGGAAATTCTGTTGCAGATATTCTCTCTGGAAAAGTAAATCCATCGGGTAAACTAACGATGACTTTTCCCATAAAATATGAAGATACGCCATCGGCTAAAAACTGGCTGGGCACACCTATCGCGAATCCAGAAAATGTAACTTATGAAGAGGGGATTTATGTAGGTTATCGCTATTTCAATACATTTAAGGTAAAACCGTCGTTTGAATTTGGTTATGGTCTGTCTTATACAAATTTTGAATATACCGACCTTAAATTGAGTAGCAAAACTTTTAATGGAAAGTTAAACGCATTCATTACGGTAAAAAATACTGGTAAGGTTGCCGGTAAAGAAATTGTACAATTGTATCTTTCAGCACCACATCAAAATATTGATAAACCCGTAGAAGAACTTAAAGCTTTTGCTAAAACCAGGCTACTTAAACCTGGCCAGTCAGAAACTTTACCGTTAACCCTGTCTGCGAAAGATTTAGCCTCGTTTATGGAAAGTAAAAGTGCCTGGATTGCTGAAACTGGAACCTATAAAGTGGCTATTGGCTCATCATCTTTAAATATAAAACAAACTGCTGAATTCTCTTTGCCGCAAGAACTGGAAGTGGAAAAAGTGCATAAAGCATTTGCATTAATTGCTCCAATTAGCGAGCTGAAAAGTAAATAA
- a CDS encoding alpha/beta hydrolase, translated as MKNKIILILLVALSFSVSVKAQETVKLYNGVAPGSENWKQKEAQTYSELFKTEVVYNVTSPTLLVYKVPQGVQNTGTAIVIAPGGGFQSLSINREGIDLAKRLSEKGITAFVLKYRLVETITNDPAKEMMDKLKDRATFEKQTAPVIELAAEDGKKALEYVYKNASKFGVKASQIGIIGFSAGSTVAMQTVLNNNTTYVPNFVASIYGGPAADLLQKPMPKKVTPMFVCAASDDQLKLAPRSIQLYNKWLDGGYPVELHMYEKGGHGFGMGKQNLPVDSWADRFEDWLKYQKLMN; from the coding sequence ATGAAAAATAAAATTATCTTAATACTGCTAGTCGCTTTAAGTTTCTCCGTGTCGGTAAAAGCACAAGAAACTGTTAAATTATACAATGGCGTTGCCCCGGGATCAGAAAACTGGAAACAAAAGGAGGCCCAAACCTATTCCGAACTGTTTAAAACAGAAGTGGTTTACAACGTTACCTCACCAACTTTATTGGTTTACAAAGTGCCGCAAGGCGTTCAGAATACGGGAACAGCCATTGTAATTGCACCTGGAGGAGGTTTTCAGAGTTTATCCATCAACAGAGAGGGAATAGACCTGGCCAAAAGGTTAAGCGAAAAAGGAATTACGGCCTTTGTGCTCAAATACCGTTTGGTAGAAACCATCACTAACGACCCTGCAAAAGAAATGATGGATAAGTTGAAAGATCGTGCCACTTTTGAAAAACAGACTGCACCCGTAATTGAATTGGCTGCAGAGGATGGTAAAAAGGCACTCGAATATGTTTATAAAAATGCATCAAAATTTGGTGTAAAAGCCAGCCAAATCGGGATTATTGGTTTTTCTGCTGGCAGTACTGTTGCCATGCAAACGGTGTTAAACAATAATACAACGTACGTTCCAAATTTTGTAGCCTCTATTTATGGCGGTCCGGCGGCTGATTTGCTGCAAAAACCAATGCCAAAAAAGGTTACCCCAATGTTTGTTTGTGCAGCCAGCGATGATCAGTTAAAGCTTGCACCAAGAAGCATCCAGTTATACAATAAATGGCTTGATGGTGGCTATCCTGTAGAACTCCATATGTACGAAAAAGGTGGCCATGGCTTTGGTATGGGCAAACAAAACCTACCTGTAGATAGCTGGGCCGATCGGTTTGAAGATTGGTTGAAATATCAAAAGTTAATGAATTAA
- the ychF gene encoding redox-regulated ATPase YchF, with translation MALQCGIVGLPNVGKSTLFNCLSNAKAQAANFPFCTIEPNVGVITVPDDRLTKLAELVKPNKVQPNTIEIVDIAGLVKGASKGEGLGNQFLGNIRATNAIIHVLRCFDDGNVIHVDGSVDPIRDREIIDTELQLKDLDTVDKRIQKVEKMAKTGGDKDAKRTYEILTVVKAHLEAGKSIRTAALAQDDFDFIEDLGLLTQKPVMYVCNVDEASVINGNKYVDLVKANVADENAEVLVISAKIESEIAELDSYEERQEFLADLGLTESGVNKLIRAAYKLLNLYTYFTAGVQEVRAWTITKGFTAPQAAGVIHTDFEKGFIRAEVIKYNDFVTLGSENACKDAGKLGVEGKTYVVEDGDIMHFRFNV, from the coding sequence ATGGCATTACAATGTGGTATAGTTGGTTTACCAAATGTTGGAAAATCGACTCTTTTTAACTGTTTATCAAATGCAAAAGCGCAGGCAGCAAACTTTCCCTTTTGTACTATTGAGCCCAATGTTGGCGTAATTACAGTACCTGATGACAGATTAACCAAGCTGGCCGAGTTGGTTAAACCAAACAAAGTGCAACCGAATACAATCGAGATTGTAGATATTGCAGGTTTGGTAAAAGGTGCATCGAAAGGTGAAGGCCTGGGAAACCAGTTTTTAGGAAATATCCGTGCTACCAATGCAATTATTCACGTTTTACGTTGTTTTGATGACGGAAATGTAATTCATGTAGATGGTTCTGTTGATCCGATACGCGATCGTGAAATTATTGATACTGAACTTCAGCTTAAAGACCTGGATACCGTTGATAAACGTATTCAAAAAGTTGAAAAAATGGCTAAAACAGGAGGCGATAAAGATGCTAAACGTACTTATGAAATTTTAACGGTAGTTAAAGCGCATTTAGAAGCAGGTAAATCTATCCGTACTGCGGCATTGGCTCAAGATGATTTCGATTTTATTGAAGATTTAGGTCTGCTTACGCAAAAACCGGTCATGTATGTTTGTAATGTTGATGAAGCATCGGTAATTAACGGCAATAAATATGTTGATCTGGTTAAAGCAAACGTTGCTGATGAAAATGCTGAGGTTTTGGTGATCTCTGCTAAAATTGAATCAGAAATTGCTGAACTGGATAGCTACGAAGAGCGTCAGGAATTCTTAGCTGATTTAGGTTTAACTGAATCTGGCGTAAATAAATTGATCCGCGCAGCTTATAAATTATTAAATCTTTACACTTACTTTACTGCTGGCGTACAAGAAGTTCGTGCCTGGACCATTACAAAAGGCTTTACAGCACCTCAAGCTGCTGGTGTAATCCACACTGATTTCGAAAAAGGATTTATCCGTGCCGAGGTAATTAAATACAACGATTTCGTAACCTTAGGTTCTGAAAACGCCTGTAAAGATGCTGGTAAATTAGGTGTTGAAGGAAAAACCTATGTTGTGGAAGATGGAGACATCATGCACTTCAGGTTTAATGTTTAG
- the mgtE gene encoding magnesium transporter, with protein MEEMVVEEIQELLEKENDKALKQYLDQLNISDVEELIDELPQYAAKFIETLSLNRAVNVFRILDFPTQERIIKKLSGNKLNQIIKDLPPDDRTALFSELKGDVVKKMITLLPPEERKESLALLGYKEDSIGRLMTPDYIAVKPEWSITHVLAHIRRYGKNSETIDVVYVIDKDGVLLDDIRIREVLLADPEAIIGELTDKRFIALKANDPQEDAINIFRMNNRVALPVVDENNILLGIVTVDDILWIANEEYTEDMHKIGGTEALDEPYLDIPILKLVKKRAGWLIVLFLGEMLTATAMQHFEIELEKAVVLSLFIPLIMSSGGNSGSQASTLIIQAMALGEVTIAEWWRVMRRELVSGALLGIILGTIGFIRIITWQQLHLYNYGPHWFLIAATIFFTLVGIVLWGSLIGSMMPIILKKLKLDPATSSAPFVATMVDVTGIVIYFSVAVLILKGVLL; from the coding sequence ATGGAAGAAATGGTTGTGGAAGAAATTCAGGAACTACTTGAAAAAGAGAATGATAAGGCGTTAAAGCAGTATCTGGATCAACTGAATATTTCGGATGTTGAAGAACTGATAGATGAACTCCCACAATATGCAGCTAAGTTTATAGAAACCTTATCCCTCAACAGGGCAGTAAACGTATTCAGGATCCTGGATTTTCCTACGCAGGAACGTATCATAAAAAAACTTTCGGGCAATAAACTCAATCAGATCATCAAAGATCTGCCACCCGATGATCGTACCGCACTTTTTAGCGAATTAAAAGGCGATGTGGTTAAAAAAATGATCACCCTTTTGCCACCCGAAGAACGTAAAGAATCGCTCGCACTTTTAGGCTACAAAGAAGATAGTATCGGCCGTTTAATGACACCCGATTACATCGCTGTAAAACCAGAATGGTCTATTACCCATGTTTTGGCGCACATCAGGCGTTATGGTAAAAACTCCGAAACCATCGATGTCGTTTATGTAATCGACAAAGATGGGGTATTGTTAGATGATATCAGGATTCGTGAGGTTTTACTGGCCGATCCTGAAGCTATTATTGGTGAATTAACCGATAAACGTTTTATTGCACTTAAAGCAAACGATCCTCAGGAAGATGCAATTAACATCTTCAGGATGAATAACCGGGTGGCTTTACCGGTAGTAGATGAGAATAACATTCTTTTAGGTATTGTTACGGTAGATGATATTTTGTGGATTGCCAACGAAGAGTACACTGAAGATATGCACAAAATCGGGGGTACAGAGGCTCTGGATGAACCTTATCTCGATATCCCGATCCTAAAACTGGTAAAAAAACGTGCAGGCTGGCTAATTGTGCTATTTTTAGGCGAAATGTTAACCGCAACAGCCATGCAACATTTCGAAATTGAACTCGAAAAGGCAGTAGTGTTATCGCTTTTTATTCCATTGATTATGAGTAGCGGGGGGAATAGTGGTTCCCAGGCTTCAACATTAATTATCCAGGCCATGGCTTTAGGCGAGGTAACCATTGCCGAATGGTGGCGGGTGATGCGCCGCGAGCTTGTTTCCGGAGCCTTGCTGGGCATCATTTTAGGCACCATTGGTTTTATCCGCATTATAACCTGGCAACAGTTACATCTCTATAATTATGGGCCACATTGGTTTTTAATTGCAGCTACCATCTTTTTTACCCTGGTTGGCATTGTGTTGTGGGGCAGTTTAATTGGTTCGATGATGCCAATCATATTGAAAAAACTGAAACTCGATCCTGCAACATCATCAGCACCATTTGTAGCCACCATGGTTGATGTGACTGGAATTGTAATCTATTTCAGCGTAGCCGTATTAATTTTAAAAGGCGTTTTACTTTAA